The genome window taaaaaattatacaataaaattatcgaacatatataaatataatacatTATAAAACACCAACAAATATTTTACgcgttttcaattttttacacAATTATACATGATATTTCGATTTCATTAGATTACAAACCATTATAAACTTGATGCATGACTATTTCTTAGTTCAATTCTCAAATAAGAACaattatttgtatatattgGTTGGAGGACCTTGGacaattttcatttattgtttaacAATTCAATCATATGATTACTCTTTCAAGAAGGCTTCTAAAAACATAATCAAGAGAGCTATTATTTGAGTTTGTTCCCTTGATCTCCTATTAGAATGGAATCATTCTCGGATCTTATAAGCTATGGGTAATATTATTGGaactattattaaaattaaatacaacatgcaaataaatctaaaatattttagggAGAGAAAAGGCtggaattaattttgtttagaattattttttggacTTGATTCCTAGAGATTTGATTGAAGATTTGGGTTGAAATTCTAGGGTTGAGgagctaaaattaaaagattggaATCTAGATTTAAATGTTGAAATCGTAACTGGATAATCTAAATTTAATTGTTAGGATTTTGGGTTTTATTGATTTGGACTAAATTGGATAAATTGAGAACATGAATTAGATGGGCtgaattaaactaatttaattcaattacaCTTAATTAGTATTCATTAGACTGAATTGATTGGAATGAAACAAATATGATTGAAATGAGGTTATATAAATAATCAATTGATGATCCCTTGgatatttcttcattttcattatagTCTTTGGCTTTGCATTTTTTCAATTGCCCTAAatcatctttcttttcaattgtgTTCCTAATTGAATTAGTTTAGACCTTCAGATTTAACCACTTGTTGCAGATTCATCCATAGTTCCTAAAATTATGCAATTTTGACCAATCTAACTCTCGATtttgatcttcttcttcaactaaGCTCTCCATTGATATCTAACTTGGCTATTTATTTGGAAATTACCCTTgaacttcaaatttcttttagtCTTtgccaaattaaatcaaattaacctCATTTCTCAATTTCCTTCTCAATTTAACCCTCATTTGTGACCAAAGaattctcaaactttattttttgctaTGATGCTCAGTTATTGGCTCAATTTCaaccttagttatttttttgattttcatgatttattattattattattattattattatattattattattattattattagtagcaGTAGTATTTTAAcacataaaaactaaataaaaatgattaaaattaactaaaaatattgaaaaatatatttttgggatttttctaaatttctcaaaatatatatgaaaataaaaagtgaaaatcGAGTTATGACATAGTCTATTAAAACCCTTTACAAATTGCATTATAAAACCATCTTATGTTTATCATCAACCTCCAATATAATAATAGGTTTAATTGGAGATAAATTGCAATGAAGTTCGTAAGCAATTTGAAGATTCAAAAGGTTGAGAACTAcctaaataaaccaaaatataaaaagctcattggtttattttttttttaacttataaggTATGAACCCTTACAATACATTCAAGAACATTAATTAAAGTATAATGTATATACTTCAGCgttgttatatttttgtttaacataATTTTCTCATCCTCACCTTTGTTAACAAGCTCTTCCACTATATGAATGAagtacaattatttatttttaatcgatAACTAGGGGAATATTTTTCATCATATTAGAAATACTCATTCTTagctttttaaaagttttttctaggtaaatatgggtttttttatagataaattatataagTGGACAAAGCATTTGTTAAGTTAATCTAGGGAATGCTATAGTAGAAAAgttggtatattttttttatagaagaatTGTATAGATAAGGTAGAATATATAACCATGAAAGCTCTTGGTAAAGGAAGGAATGGATGTTTTGAGACATGGTTTTGTTTACCTAGTTCATACTATcaattattcatttctttttttcaacgAGGAGAAactataattgaaaatttaattttgaatagaGGTAGGTAATagctttataaaattaaatggagTGTAGAGATACCAGACCTTGAACTTTAAAAAGGTTATCTATTCTCTCCATCATgtatcaaagaaaataaaaaaggaaagatagTTGTAGGGAAAATAAAGatactgaaaatattaaataaaattgtaaaagaaagcgagtaaataaaaacaagaaagacaaaTTGAATGgataaacatttatatatatgggGCTGAGTATCATTTATAGTAGTTGTATGGCCTTTTATATATTGGTATCGAGTTTGAATCTTATCTAAATATATAACTCTAATCCTACATAAATATTTGTATCAGATAAAGAGAATTTATTGAATCCTAATACAAACTAAACTTCTCCTCTATTTATACCCATGTGAATCCTAAACTAATATATGACTTTTGAATTGGTTATTTTGTTAAGGACCTCCACTCTAAAaagaattaagttttttgattCTTTGTACGCGTTCAAACTCCTATGATAAATTGATTTCTCTTGGTCGATTTTGACCCTTGATCACTTGTTTaactattttgttaattatactAGTCAATCAAAACTCTTTCAAAGTGGTCAATTCTGCTACActcaatagattttaaatttcatttaattttgcttGGTGCAACACCACATcaaagtttttaatatataacttTAAATTAGCAATTTGTTATACATTCTTAATAACAGCTAAAGGTTTCACCCACCACAAAATCTACTACATAGAGCTAGGTTGTGCTTTTTCTACGTAAGAACAACATCTTTGAaagatttaatttaagtttaatgCTAGTGTAAAACAtctaaatgaagaaaataaaaaacatattttacctttttttttttttttgccaaatcCATGGATTCCATGTCAATGAACTAATTTGTTTTACAAATTCAATTGTTGACATATTCACCATCAATAGAAGGAAAGTCTATCCTAGGCCTTCTTGGTTCATTAAAACTACAACATAGAAACTGTTATGATGGTGATCAAAGGATGACTCATTAAGAGTTAAGACTGATTTTTAGATAACATCACTAGAGACAACTTGGAGAAATAATTAAGTAGAAGGTGGATGATGTTGTTGAAATAAACCAAAACTACCAAGTAAGACTTCAAGTTTCAAAAACCATTTAGATTATCTTCCCTCAACCTCTAGCCATCTAGCCATTTAAGGTAGCTTTATTGTATCTTTAATTGCAATGCCTTTAGATTGGATTAAGTGTCTTTGTCTAAGTTTCTTCAAGTTCACTAATATCTTATGTGTTGGGGGAGCCACGACCTCATATAGAGGTTCAAAGGCtttgatattaattattgaaaatgtAAATTACAAGGTATCAAAGTAGATTGATTCTagtaaaaaatcaagagacttAGAGAGATTTAGATTTcattattttcacttttcacatttataattttctttttattgtgaattatataatttcttctatagatttagaatattttattttttatactacttATAGCTAATTTTCacatttatcttctttttcacATTTGTTTCAAgctataatttaaaagtttttttaccaaataaatattataactttcTTAATGAGTATAACACAAAATGCTCATCTCTACTAAAAAAGAATACGAATGCttaaataaaagtgaagtttataaataaatacttaTAAACAAATGATGTATTATTGgaaatcacaatttttaaacTTGCATTaggtttttgcatttaaaatcacaaaaaaagggTCTATTTGTGCCCTTTTTGTTACAAGTTTTAATGGTGGGGGTAATTGGGTTGGTTTGATGGATAAGATATGTAATTGGAAATGTCCTTTGTTAAGAGATCTAAGTTTAGAATTATGTAATAGTTGAGGGACGAATATGATTTTTCTCGGTCAGGAAGACCTAGTTCCTGCTCTGCTGGCCTTTGAGTTTGACACGAGGTGGGTGGATAGAACGACGTCGTTAAGTGAATGGAAGCACAAAATAAACCGAAAGTTTCTGATACCACGTGGGTCTAATAAGATATCGACGAAATCTCGAAACGGAAAGAAATCgcagaaacaaataaattaaaattaaaaacaaccagaaagagaagagagagaaagaacagaaaaaccaACGGTGTGATAAACCTCATTCTCTCATCTCAGTCGTCTCCTTTCACCTCGCTTCTCCAGCGTCCGATCCAATTATCCCTTCCCATCCGCgccctcttttttcttcttcttttaacaggtaataaattaaacacacacacacacaagcacttactctctctctctccccctctccaAATTCTCTTCCTCTGATTGCTGTTTTGATCAATCAATTATGATTATTGGTGGTGAGTTAGGGTTTTCGATATGGCGGCAGAGGCACCGGCGAGTCCAGGGGGAGGAAGCCATGAGAGCGGAGACCAAAGTCCTCGCTCTAATTCTAATGTACGTGAACAAGACAGGTTCTTACCGATCGCAAATATCAGTAGGATTATGAAGAAAGCGCTACCTGCTAATGGAAAGATTGCTAAGGATGCTAAAGAGACTGTTCAAGAATGTGTTTCTGAGTTCATTAGCTTTATCACTAGCGAGTAAGTggtgttatttaattttatttagtttttctctTTGGTTTGATTTGTGATTGAATTGTTGACTTTGAGGGTTTTGTTTGGTGTAGAGCAAGTGATAAGTGTCAGCGAGAAAAGAGGAAGACGATAAATGGTGATGATTTGCTTTGGGCTATGGCTACGTTAGGGTTTGAGGATTATATTGATCCTCTTAAGATTTACCTGTCTCGATACAGAGAGGTGATAATttatttcaactattttttattttatttttgtacctGATTTAATGTTAGATTTTGCTTGGTggtttaaattataagaaacgGATATGGAATGGGATTTgggaatttaatttttgttgctgttttgtattgttttttagtatGCAAGATAGTGATTTTGTTGCGATTTGAGTAAATGATGATTGActgatgtttttgttgttatgtGTATGGGGATTGAATGGATGATGCAGATGGAGGTATGCCAATTATTATGtgcttttgatattttcttgttttggagTGTTTGGATATATAATGAGATACGGCGTTTGATAGGGTGATACCAAGGGATCTGCGAAGACTGGAGATACATCTGCTAAAAAGGATATTCACCCTGGTCCAAATGCGCAGGTGAAATGGAGCTTTATGTTGCTGAGTTACTgccatttcttatttttagtcAATCAACGTACCTCCTTGTCTTTATTTTACAGTGCTAAACTTTTAGCAACCCTATCATAATCATCTTATATTGGGATATTTGGCAAATAAATTTTCCAGATTTCTCATCAAggttctttctcacaaggtGTTAGTTATGGAAATTCAAATTCTCAAGTAAGcaccctctccctctctctcacacacactgCACAGTGTGATAATCATTCTTGGAACATTTCTTCTTATCTGGACATTAAATTAATGTAAGCATAACATTATGCTTGAggaacacaatttaattttaataggaaataggttttttttttattttttgggtggtAAAGATTACTTCATTACAGCTAGGAAATCAACCTAGGTTGGATCCTTAACTTCCTTTGTAAATTAACATCAGCGTACCTAAGAAATTATCCTTCCTTCTCTGTGAAAGGATTTGCTTTATATCATTAAATGTATGGGATAGTCAATTATTGTGGAATAACTGTTTTCCAGTTTTTATATTGGCTAATAATTGGCTGAACTATTTGCTAGCTACATGTCAACATGTCACGCACATCTATTCAGATACACTTGGTTGCTAGATTAGGGCCCTGGAAAGGTTATGCATATGTGTGCCAGCTTTGGTTTGCAAGCCTAAGGTCTTTGTTATTGAACTGTTGAATTATTCTGTCTTGCATATGGGGATATATCTTTATCAAGGGGATTGTAGCGTTGTTCCATCCAAATGACACCACCTTGCTTCCTTATTCTGTTATATATGGCGCTACCATTCCATGCCACCAATGCGTTTCCTGCCTTCTGCTGTCATTGCTGCTGACACTATCACCATCTAATGCCATATGCCATCAGCATTGCTACCATGAAGTTTTCAGCGCCACCATTACCTTTTCTGCCTTTATTTGACTGCTATACAAAACAGTTACCATCACCACTATACTGTACAAATCATCAACTTTCATGCAGTTGCCACCGTCATAGCATCTCAATTTCCACTAACACCCTATACCATGCGATGTGTCATTGCTGTCGTCCCctcctttaaatttttaatagttttatagTAAAGTAACTTAAACTCAAATCTATAGCAATCCAAACAATAGGATAGATTAGGCTGTGCCCTGATTAACTCCAAACGAGTCCCAAGATGTATATTTACCCCCATTGGGTTCTGGGTGGTTGAGTGTGACCTGTAGTTAGTGCAACTATACAGCTCTAGTGGCTAGTTACTAGAGATTAAATGGTTTTCAATTAGTCATTGTGGTTTTAATTGTTTGAGACATGATGAGAGATGGACTTATTTCATCTTAAATCTTTCCTGTTCAAGTTAAAGTGTACTGAAATATAATTTGAACAAGAGGAACTGGAATTTCAGACTTTCCGATATGTTCCTGTTCATTGACAATTATGTGAAGAGTGATTCTGAATTTGATATGCACGCCCAACCCTAATTTTTGTGTGAATGTGTTCAAAATCCCACACATACTCTGGCACTTCTGTCATGTGCAGAGCATAGGATGGGGGTGGGtgttttggatttgattttgtttttagcagGGATTCACTatttgaaccgttactcttcATCTTTTCCTTCAATTGTCGtttctaaattgttttgatagTAAACTCTATGAACTttatactctctttttttcttagcaTTCATGGTTGGTTGCATCTCCATATAATCCTAGAGTGATTTGGTTGATGGAACTAAAAGAGTTATCGCTACATAACAAATTCCCTTTTCATTTCATAgtctagtatttttatttactagACTTCTCTAAATGTTTGCAGGCTCCGCACATGATGGTCCCTATGCAAAGCAACGAGTAGATATGTGCTCTTTTACAATGAATTCTGTCATTTAGACGGTATTGAATTTCTCATCCAGTTCCTAGAACCAATAGtgtttcaaaacataaaacattggTATGGTGTAAGCACTGACAGCTTGAGTGGTTTTTATTCACTTGTTGTATCCTGGGTTGTTTCCGGTAAGATTTGTATAATTTGGGTATCTATCGGAGGTAGAATGACTCTTGAAGCATTGTAAATAATGGGAACTTGTAACTTGTGTCTTGATTTTTAGAATGGGTACTTGGCAAGGGTATGTCACtctgttcttatatataaaaccGGGGCATCTTTTAATGATGCGGTGATTTTATTCATACTATGTTAATGCTATAATTGGTTTGAACGGTGAATGAAGGCCTCTGATCTTAAGAAGACTGGAATGTTTCcaatttctttacttttatcacaagctggaaaagaaaagaaaatgcaaggaTGAATGGACTCGAATAACATCTAGATTTCAACTGGTGTGACTTTAACCTTGATCCTGGCTCCgcattttgtttgatttattgcGATCTTACTATTCATATCAGCCTTGTGGTAAAACTTGCTGTGTTCATCTGTGCATGTTCTTTTGCTTGTTCTGGATATCTTCTAGTGGATTCAAATGATTGTGATTCATGAATAGCCAGGGAGACAAAGTTTTAAATCTCCAATGTATTTTGTGAAATCGCGATCCCCATCACAATCACGAAACAACAATCACTTTCATGGATCACAGATCGCTGTACTGTTGTCATGTATATATttacaactttttaaaatttgctAAATATATACTGTAATATCTTGcaattgtaaaaatatataaacaataaattataacaaTGAGAAAGTTGAGAGATTATGAAAAAGGAATTTGAATATGAAAAGCTAGATTGTTTTGGTAAGTtagcacatttaaaaaaattattttgtaaaataatataagtaCAAAAATAATCAGGAAATTAGCACACTCAAGAGAGTCGCAATTAATATATGAGACATGCTAGTTGCATCTGCGACTAGCGTGTTGTAGATGGTATAAGTGGAGTGATTTTTCTAACACAGATGATATAAGTGACTTTTAATAAAGACAACATGAGGCAGACTATTCTGTCATCAACtctatatcaaaagaaaaaaaattacaattcacacaatcataaataattgatttttcagcATCAAAATATAgttcatatataaaatttagacggataattaatataacataatattttattaaaaattaaactaactatatttttattcataattttcataatatataataacatgtaattatatctaataatcTCCCCAACTTGTAGAAAGGTCTGAAGCACTCGTGTATGAGTCTGGAGCATCATCCCAACTCATCCAAATCGAGGACGAGTCTGTAATGTTCATGCAGGTGTGAGGAGGACCAATGACATCCCAGCTCGTGGATGAACTTGGGACACTCGTGGATGGGCTTGGGATGGTTGTGGACAGACCAACATCCCAACACTTCCATGATAAGTAATCTCATCTTCTGCTAATGTTGTTTCAAGACGCCCAATCTCATGAAGTCCACCATGACATAAAATTAAGTGTAGTGTTGGCCACAATATATCCCTTTCCATTGATATCTTCACGGATAGTCGTTGTTTTCTGAGCTTCCCGTACCAAGTAATTAATCTATATACAtacattaaaaaccaattagTAGTCAtcattcataataaaattaatttggtttttaataaatgtaaaaCAATATTGCATACCAATCAATTATGTCTTGGATATTAGGGGCATACTGCATCAGATTTCATGGATGCTTTGGGAAACATGACAAGGTCGATGTAATGAAACAACATGTAATGAACTGACACCATGTCATATAGGCATCTATATCATTTGTCGGATGCCACTCCTAAAAAACATGATCTCTCTTGGCATCCCAAATATCAAAGTAAGATGCATGAATTACCAACCAGTTTTCCTAGCTATTAATACTGTGCAGCTCGTCTCCGGTATCAACATATCTGAAATATACTGAGATAGTCCAAACCGACGCATTACCCGATTTAGACAATGTATCTTAACAATGTCAAAGCAGTGTGACAAGACTTATGCTAACCAAATATCAGATCTTATTGGCAAAAATGAAAGTATCAAGTCCTCTGTATAAGACATCTATAAAGCCTATcagaaacatataaataatttatttcagattaacactcaaataaaaaaaaattaaatacatatatgTTACATACCTGATGCGGTAGTTGGGCATCTAAGTCATCATGGTAAAACTTGTGGATATGAGTGAGATTTACCGTGAAATGTCTAACCTCACATCATCGGACATGACAAGCCACAAagttaacatcttttttttgcattcaatttatataaataacatgttgaatacaatcaaatatatttttaattattacctAGAACCAATGAAGAGTGGCCTTTGAGTGACAATGTCAAACATGTTATTACCTTAACTCTCTGAACGTCCAATATGAATACACTCCTATGACCAGAACTATATTAATCAATATTGAGAATTATAAGCATTTAAAATGTCATTAATTctaataattagataatttgAAATACGTAAACTTGAAGAAATAGGAGACACCCAACAAtttgtcttctcttttttaGACATGTTTTACATAGTTATCAGTATAAATATGCAAGTATGCCCCCTCCTCAACTATAATTCAGAATGGCCCAAAAATCATCAAGTAGTGTTAGAAAGTATAATGGTACTGCATTGCCACCAATATTTGTGAAAATAAAACCTCCAAACATGTGTAATATGTATGCTCGAGCATACATAATCAGCTTGTCTGCTGTCACATCTATTGAGGGGTTTGAAAATTAGCATCCAACCATGGCAACTTGATGCAGTCACCTCTATGTGCACTGGATGGAGGCACCCTCCTAATAGACAATCACATAAAGTATATCTATCAATCGAGCCTCCACAACTAGTGACATGTGTCCCATCTATCGAAAGACCGGATATAATCTCCATATCCTGAGTGTTGGTGCCATCTCACCAACATGTAGATGGAAAGTGTGTGTCTCATGTCTTCATCGCTTATCAATGCTGTAATCAATGCATGATTAAGATGTATACAACGCAACTGACTAATCTCATAAAAACCAGTCTCGATTACATATAGATGCACGCGATCATGTTGTCTAGGTATGACCGGATCACCGTCctgaaaatcaaacaatttagttaaatcatcaattaatatagttaaaattatataattagaaatcttaattaaaatattcatcttaCCTCTCCACTCCAAATATCATCTGAACGATGTTGATCCTGCATATATAATATCGACATATCATCAGGACTTGCAACAACAATAAGGTGGCCATATCTGTCGGCACTCCTAGAAGAGTTCGAACCTCCTCTAGTCCAAACCATATCTATCTCGAGGTCCtgtataaaacaatattagaaTTTGCAATATAATTGAACATAcatatagttaaattaaaaacattaattgaagttgacttaatttaaaacaaatataaaaaaaatgacatacgTTGTCTAGTTTCACAAGTTTTtatgttatgacccttttgaccgtATATGCAACTTAATTTAATAAGTGCCCTTCTTGACCATCCATCTCATTATATAAACAAGTGAATTTTCTTTGACCTTTATCCGTCTGCCATCTAGTTGGACATCCATATACATTTGGACTAGTATATGCATACCACAATGATGACCAAGCAAGGGTTGAAAACAAGGACTGTGCATTTTTGTACAACGAGTTGGAgtagaaatcatcaataaattataCATAATCCACATCTCGTAAAGTGCACATGCAATTAGGTGTGAACATGGTCGATGATATAATTGTCATTTGCCACAAGTACAAGTTGCTTCATTGATGTTAATGGTTTCCCATATTTCTCTTGTAACACCAGTTGCTGAAGGTGTCTTGGATTGAAATATACCACCTCTAAGATCAAATAGAGATATCAAATGTGATCTAGAAGTTTTCGCATCATAAAGTATTTTAGCTAGGACTTTCAGAGGCCACAACACATcacaattcaaatttttttttaactttatctcTGCGctccataaaatatttattacatctAAAAACCATTATCTACACTATAACTGAAATAGGAAATCCATGGATAGTTTtttaaacattattaaaaacctTTGACAAGTTCATGGTCATATTGTCATAATGACGACCACCATAATCATAAGATAATGCCCACTTTTTTTAGGTTCAACTTCTAACCACGCTCTGATTGCATCATCAATTCTATTAACTCCTTATATAAAATGTCAAAATCTTGTTTAGAAGGATTTGTACACATCCTATGTAACATATTTTTcaatgcaatattttttaactttgtcTTGAAGTTACTCATAAAGTGTCGTAAACAATATTGATGATATCCAATAAGCTTAGGAAAAAATTGTGCCATAGAACTCTTTATTACCACATGTCTATCTGATATAATACACAACTCGATCCATCCTCCAATCACATATCGacgaagaaaatttaaaaatcaactccAATTATTGTTCGTCTCTTCTTCCACAATAGCAAAACACAACAGATAAACATCATTATTCGTATCATAAGTAACTACAATCAACAACTTAGCCTTGTACTTACTATAAAGGTGagtatcattaatattaattagagaaTGACAATATTTAAACCTATTAATTGAAGCACCAAATGCCCAAAATGCTCTCCCAAATGTTGCCTTATTGCTATCTACCATTTTATGATCTCAAGTGAGAATTGTTCCTAAATTTGAATCTCTGATGGCTAGTAGAGTTCTATATGGGTTTTGAAATGACTCTTCATGTATTCCAAATAATctcttcaatatgttttttttgtcgTCCACGCCTTCTAATAAGATATTTCATGCCCATAATCCTTCTCTACGATACCCTAAATCATTGCAACACTCGTACTTAACTCCGTCTTCTTAattatcaatatcattttaGCAATTAGATCTAAGTCAATTCGATGATGACATTACAAAAGAAGAGGGTTCTGACATGTGTGTGACACTTTCAATTTAGAAATTTCCCATGAATCAGACCTTTGGTGATACCCCTATGTAAATACCATTTACAAATCGGTTCTTGAACACAATGCAACTAAACATAAGACTTTATTGAATGATGGATCTTGTATTGCAAAGAATTCTT of Populus trichocarpa isolate Nisqually-1 chromosome 16, P.trichocarpa_v4.1, whole genome shotgun sequence contains these proteins:
- the LOC7465295 gene encoding nuclear transcription factor Y subunit B-10 isoform X2, with protein sequence MAAEAPASPGGGSHESGDQSPRSNSNVREQDRFLPIANISRIMKKALPANGKIAKDAKETVQECVSEFISFITSEASDKCQREKRKTINGDDLLWAMATLGFEDYIDPLKIYLSRYREMEGDTKGSAKTGDTSAKKDIHPGPNAQISHQGSFSQGVSYGNSNSQAPHMMVPMQSNE
- the LOC7465295 gene encoding nuclear transcription factor Y subunit B-1 isoform X1, encoding MAAEAPASPGGGSHESGDQSPRSNSNVREQDRFLPIANISRIMKKALPANGKIAKDAKETVQECVSEFISFITSEASDKCQREKRKTINGDDLLWAMATLGFEDYIDPLKIYLSRYREMEGDTKGSAKTGDTSAKKDIHPGPNAQVKWSFMLLSYCHFLFLVNQRTSLSLFYSAKLLATLS